The Toxorhynchites rutilus septentrionalis strain SRP chromosome 3, ASM2978413v1, whole genome shotgun sequence genome includes a region encoding these proteins:
- the LOC129774560 gene encoding aminopeptidase N-like, producing the protein MTEIHFEVVQPTMNVTMHLQELEIQSTELLTVGTQLVLDNPQFKIDTRIEHVVFICQRELEVGEYILRVHYSGTMRNYQSGYLVSSYRNEKDEVNYVGSTHFQATLARRVFPCYDEPGLKVPITLWVQHHKNYSAVANMPVELRQPSADYLITKFVPTPRISTYLFAFAVTNFVTKTSGKHKVLARPNAAEEMDYALGVEILDVLGNYTGVSYFDFMPKMSQIAIPDRGSGAMENWGLVTYGWVNYSRFWILTRCMTSRKRVTIVFAHEFAHQWFGNLVSLKWWDYIWLNEGFATLYEYYATELAYPELRYWSLFNVEVLQRALGQDAGRSVRPMNHPVASQEEVWRLFDVIAYQKSACVLNMFRQVIGEDSWKEGLSNYLKVRQLNSATPDDLYIGLDRAIKGRKVIPEGLNLKLVMESWTNALGYPVLNVRRLYNTGSIMLSQERFLADDQLPDEHVWYIPYNYVDTRVPQPKSNQIEWLTEKATIITTRTAKSRWIVFNQEQFGYYRVNYDQRNWELIIEAILDDGYFPRYIAYQPWAAANNILNYFYGKLRGTEH; encoded by the exons ATGACCGAAATCCATTTCGAGGTGGTACAACCAACGATGAACGTGACGATGCACTTGCAGGAACTCGAAATccagtcgaccgaattgctcaCAGTGGGGACCCAATTGGTGTTAGATAACCCACAATTCAAAATAGATACACgaatcgaacacgttgttttcATCTGCCAACGCGAGCTTGAAGTTGGGGAATACATCCTCAGGGTACATTATAGCGGTACGATGAGAAACTATCAGAGCGGTTATCTTGTATCATCTTACCGAAATGAGAAAGATGAGGTGAATTACGTTGGGTCAACTCACTTTCAGGCCACTTTAGCGCGCCGAGTATTCCCGTGTTACGATGAACCGGGTCTCAAGGTTCCCATCACGCTGTGGGTACAACACCACAAAAACTACAGCGCTGTGGCGAATATGCCGGTGGAATTGCGTCAGCCTTCGGCAGATTACCTTATCACGAAGTTCGTTCCGACGCCGAGAATATCGACTTATCTGTTCGCATTTGCCGTCACAAATTTCGTAACAAAGACAAGTGGCAAACATAAGGTTCTAGCGCGCCCTAATGCTGCCGAGGAGATGGACTATGCACTTGGCGTAGAGATTCTCGATGTATTGGGTAACTACACTGGAGTGTCGTATTTCGACTTCATGCCAAAAATGTCACAGATTGCCATTCCTGATCGAGGCAGCGGGGCGATGGAAAACTGGGGTTTGGTTACCTATGGGTGGGTTAATTATTCTAGATTCTGGATATTGACAAGATGTATGACCAG TCGGAAACGTGTCACCATAGTTTTCGCGCATGAATTCGCCCACCAGTGGTTCGGGAATCTAGTCAGCCTCAAATGGTGGGATTATATTTGGTTAAACGAGGGGTTTGCGACCCTGTACGAATACTACGCAACCGAGCTGGCCTATCCTGAGCTGCGTTATTGGTCGCTGTTCAACGTTGAGGTTCTCCAGCGAGCACTGGGTCAGGACGCCGGTAGAAGTGTCCGACCAATGAACCATCCGGTAGCATCACAGGAGGAAGTGTGGAGATTGTTCGATGTAATCGCCTATCAGAAGT CTGCATGTGTTCTCAACATGTTTCGTCAAGTTATCGGCGAGGATAGTTGGAAAGAAGGATTGAGCAATTACTTAAAAGTCCGACAATTGAACAGCGCTACGCCAGACGATCTTTACATAGGACTAGACAGGGCGATCAAAGGACGGAAAGTGATTCCAGAAGGACTCAATCTCAAGCTGGTGATGGAGTCGTGGACAAATGCTCTCGGATATCCAGTGCTGAATGTTCGCCGTTTATACAACACTGGAAGTATCATGCTCTCACAGGAACGATTCCTAGCCGATGATCAACTCCCGGACGAACACGTTTGGTATATTCCCTACAACTATGTCGATACTCGCGTTCCGCAGCCAAAAAGCAACCAAATTGAGTGGCTAACCGAGAAGGCAACGATTATCACAACCCGCACTGCGAAGTCCCGGTGGATCGTTTTTAACCAAGAACAATTTGGATACTACCGCGTAAACTACGATCAAAGGAACTGGGAGTTGATAATTGAGGCTATATTAGATGATGGGTATTTCCCCCGATATATTGCCTATCAGCCCTGGGCTGCTGCCAACAACATTCTGAACTACTTTTACGGTAAACTACGCGGTACTGAACACTAA